The DNA window ACGGTCGTTTCCGACGCTCCGCGGCCATCCACCGCTCGTCGAACGAGGTGAGACGTTTTCCGTGCCGAACGGACTCGGACCGGCGGCGACGGACGTCGAACTGGTCGTTCCACCCGACCGCGAACACGTCTTCCCCGTCGTCTCGCTCGCGTACTATCTCGGTGCGACGGTCGTTCCGGGGCACGACCCGCGTCTCGTCGCGGGGTCGTTCGAGCGGTCGCTCGACGGACCCGGCGGGTACGTCGAAACGGTCAACCGCGTCCTCAGACAGACGTTCTTTCTCGACTGTCTCACGCGGACGGAGGGCTACTACAAGGTCGAACTGCACGAGCGCGAGCGGGTCGAACCGCTGGTGGACCTCGATTTCGCCGACCTGTACGAAACGCCGCTCCCGGAGCGTCTCGCGGTTTACCTGTCCGTTCCGTTCGAAACGCTCGAACCGCACATCCCGAATTGGCGGTTGGGCGTTGACCTAACGCCGACGATCCAAAACGCCGAGTACATGCCGCACATCGCTCGTGACCTCGCGCTCGTTCGCATTCCCGACAAACCGACCTCGAAGACGGTCAAACCGATGTCCGACGCACAGTCGGAGTTCTTCCGTGCGCCCTCGTCGGAGGTCTTGGTTCGCGGAGCGAGCGGATGGGACACCGTAGACGGTCGGGACGTGTTTCAGGTGGACCCGATGCCGAACGTGATCGGGCAGGCGTGGGCCGGTCCGGGGTATCCGCTCACGGTCAACAAACTCGACGTGAGCGCGCTTCGACAGCGTATCGACCGTCGCCCGTCGAACGAAACTATCGACATTCACGTCGTCTGCAACGACGAGCACATGCGGGAGGAAGACGTCGTTCGAGAACTGTACGGCTTGCGCGACCTGCTCGATTTCGACGTGACCGCCCACTACGACCTGTCGCGCGACGAGCTTACCGACCTGTTAGCGAAACCGGCGGACTTCATCCACTACATCGGCCACGTCGATGAGAACGGTATCCTGTGTGCCGACGGGTCGCTCGACGTGAAATCAATCTCCGAAGTCGGCGTCTCCGCGTTTCTCCTGAACGCCTGCCAATCCTACGAACAGGGACGCGAACTGATCACGAAGGGAAGCCGCGGCGGTGTCGTGACGCTCTCGCCGGTCGGGAATCCGATGGCGACGGAGCTCGGACGGACGCTGGCCCGTCTCCTCAATTGCGGGTTCCCGCTTCGACCGGCGCTGTCGATCGCACAGCGACACTCGGCACACGGCTATCAGTACACCGTCTTGGGCGACGGCGGCTTGTCGCTCGTCCAGAGCGAGCGAG is part of the Haladaptatus paucihalophilus DX253 genome and encodes:
- a CDS encoding caspase family protein — protein: MEFRRHAEHDGLDIYDPIENVRFALFTSASVDPTPVDTSPFYFPVDAAVEIVTPMLEVPKAVPITVRQQDGTMMVETSDERDRTLGSDAYLVEVSTAPMKLYFLVDGRMTIEHGDDTVRFSFDATTAVRVGARSFHDRPAGTITVTDDVRDVMRAVSLFGSALKTLSPERSFPTLRGHPPLVERGETFSVPNGLGPAATDVELVVPPDREHVFPVVSLAYYLGATVVPGHDPRLVAGSFERSLDGPGGYVETVNRVLRQTFFLDCLTRTEGYYKVELHERERVEPLVDLDFADLYETPLPERLAVYLSVPFETLEPHIPNWRLGVDLTPTIQNAEYMPHIARDLALVRIPDKPTSKTVKPMSDAQSEFFRAPSSEVLVRGASGWDTVDGRDVFQVDPMPNVIGQAWAGPGYPLTVNKLDVSALRQRIDRRPSNETIDIHVVCNDEHMREEDVVRELYGLRDLLDFDVTAHYDLSRDELTDLLAKPADFIHYIGHVDENGILCADGSLDVKSISEVGVSAFLLNACQSYEQGRELITKGSRGGVVTLSPVGNPMATELGRTLARLLNCGFPLRPALSIAQRHSAHGYQYTVLGDGGLSLVQSERGSPQHLKIERVGENRFEVEVSMYPTDLFGFGSHTNFHPSWSHQRFLSTSPVTTLALTEEELRAEFSDQLIPIEANGELRWSDELCLSEIE